CCCTACGACGTGCTGCGCATGCACACGGTCGGGAGTGCCGAGGTGCTGCATTTGCAGGATCGGATCGGCAGCCTGGCCGTCGGCAAGTACGCCGATTTCCTGCTGCTGGATCCGAGCGAATTCACGCCGTACAAGGAACCCTATGCGGCACTGGTGTTCGCGGCGGGCGTCGAGCAAATCCGCGCGGTGTACGTCGGTGGCCAGCCTGTCATGGCGCCTTCGTCCCGGACCGATACGCCGCAGCATGCGCGGGGTCGCGTAGCGTGCTGAACCGCAGCGGCCGAATGGCAATCGGCAACACGATTGCGTTTCGGGCATGCTCGGGAGACATGGCAACCTCGGACTATTGGGCAAATTAGCGGACACCAGTTCAGAGAGCAGACGCGAGTTCGCGTCCTCGACTGCACCACCATATCTCAGAAGCCCAACGGTTCTCCTGAGAGAGGGACGATAGCTATCACTACGGCCCATCGAATGCGTTTGGACACACGATATACGACGTGTTGCCATATCTCGTGCTGGGTAACACTCCTGATGACCGGCTATTCTTTTGGGTCGGCTCACGGCGCCAAAAACAAATAGATAGATAGGAAGGGAGCTGCTCTCATGCAAATAGGAATTCGACTTGCAATGAGTTTTGCGATGGCCCTGATGGTCTCAGGTTGTTCGATGCGATACGAGTTCTACAACTACGTGAGCGATGGCCAAGAAACTCCGTACCTCGACTTGAGTGCCGAGCTGGTCGGCACCGCGGTTGCTCGCGATGAGGAGGGCCGTCGGCTCGTTGTGACTGGCAATCCGTATACGCTTTTTATTTATCTCAATACATCGAAAGGAAATGTCCGGAAAGCAACCATCACACGCCTTGAGCTTTCCGACAATCGGACCGGCAGCTCTCTTAGGCTTGCCAGCCAGCCGGGTGCAGCGGTTGCAGGACAGAGCAATGTAATTTCCTTTTCGTACTTCCAGTTGAATGTGCCTGACGTAAAGAACGATGTTCGGCTATCCGGCGAAGTGGAGGTTGAGAGCAACGATGAGAAATGGCATGTGACCGTGCCGATCGATATGGTTTTTAAAGTCAGTTTTTCGGTAGAGGAAGCGAACATATTGGAACAATACTGGGATGGCTTAATGGGAATTTGACGATCCCGCCGAATCGGCAACACCATTTTTCACGTGCGCGAGAGCAGTGCGAGCGCCCACAATATGCTGCCGATGTGCTGGGCAGTATCCTGATGGTCACCGAGCAGGCGACGGTGACGAACTACAGCTACGACGCCTACGGAGCGACCACGCAGACGGGGATGAACGACAACGGCCAGCAGTACACAGGGGCACCCGCACGGTGGTGCGTAGATTTTCGTCTGAGAAAAGCCGATAGTGATCAATGTAGCTACGTCGGCGTGATACGAATTGCAATCTTCTTGATCCTCCCGCGCGCACGAATCGTGCGAGTCACTTGAAGGCGACTAGCAGGCCGCAGCGCAGCGCTGTTTCTAGCCACAGAAACAATGAGCGCTGTTTGTGTAGGCTAGAAAACGCCGCGCGAAGATTGCGACGGCGTGTACGCCTTAGCCCACCTCCCAACTTCCTGTGCCGCGTCAGGGCCCGTAACGCCTAGTCGACACGACGCCATGCGGGGACGACATGGAAAATGAAAAAGACGCACGAACCCCACAGCGAATACCGAGGCACCTGTGGGCGATGTTGCGAGAGCGGGTTAGCGAATGGTTCATTGGGGGTGTCCTCTTGGCACTCACCGGCTTCGCGCCGCAGGAATTCATCGCTCGACTCATCCGCTATATTGCGGCGCCAGAGAGGGTGGGGCATTTGTCGCGCTTGGCGCTCGATGCCCGGCCGGTGATCGTCTTTGTTGGAATCGCAATCATTGTGGCTGATGCGCTGTATCGGAACCGGCACCGATCGGTCACTGCTGCCTCAGGAAGGCCGCCGCTCACTGAGGATGGAGCGGGACATTTGCAACCTAACGGCAGGGCGCTGGTGGAAAGCGAACCGAGTAAACCGGAAGCATTACCGCTCCCAAATAATCCATGGCTATCAGAAGGGCGAGTGATATTGGTCGTGCTTCCGTTCGAAAGTCTCGGTGGCGGCGACAAATATGATTACTTCAGTGAGGGCTTAACTGAAGATATGATCACCCAGCTTGCCCGGCTCAGCCCGGAGCGCCTGGGTGTAATCGCCCGGACTTCGGCGATGCGCTACAAATCCACGACCAAGACCATTCATCAGATCGGCCAAGACCTCGGGGTTTCCCACGTGCTTGAGGGAAGCGTCCGGCGTGCCGGAGATCGGGTGCGGGTTGCGGCGCAGCTCATCCGGGTCAGCGACGAAACGCACCTTTGGGCCGAGACCTACGAGGGGAGCCGGCATGACATCCTGGCACTCCAGATCGAGGTGGCCAAGGCAATTGCCCGCGAAATTGAGATCAAGCTCACGCCGCACGAGCAAGGGCGCTTAGACCGTACGCCTGCCATTGATGCGCAGGCGCACGAAGCGTATGTCAAGGGGCGACACTTCTGGTCCAAGCGCACCGAAGAAGGCATGCGAAAGAGCATTGAGTATTTTCAGGTCGCTATTGGATACCAGCCGAACTTTGCGGCCGCCTATGATGGCGTGGCCGATGCTTACACGATGCTGGCATGTCGCGGCGTGAGCCCTGCGCGCGAAACGTTTCATCAAGCAAAAATGGCAGCCAGGAAAGCGCTGCAGATTGAGCCTGATTTGGGTGAGGCTTATGCATCACTGGCCCATGTGCGTTTGCACGATTGGGATTGGGTCGATCTGGAACGGGATTTCCTGCGCGCCATTGAACTGAATCCAGGACACGCGATCGCCTACTACTGGTACGCGGAATATCTCATGATGGCAGGCAGAGCCGAAGACGCCATTGCCAGGGTCAGGCAGTCCCAACAGATGGATCCGTTGAATTCAGTGCTGAATTCATCTGTTGCCATCATCTTGTACCTTGCTCGGCGATACGACCAGGCACGGGAAGAGCTCAATAAAGCCCTGGAAATCGATCCAAATCACTTTCTGCTTCACTTCAGGCTGGGATTGGTTTACCAGCAACAGAAGTTGTTCCATGACGCAATCGAGGAGATGCAGAAGGCTGTAACGCTTTCCGGGAGGAGCACAGAGGCGCTGACAGGGCTGGCCCAGACCTATGCTGCCGCCGACATGAGAGCCGCCATGCAGCAGATCGTGGATGCGCTGGAGACGGAATCCGAACAGCACTACGTCCACCCCTACAACATGGCGAAAGTGTTTGGTTCGCTCGGGGACAAAGAGCAGACCTTCGGCTGGCTGGAAAAAGCCTACGATGAGCACAGTCCTGACTTCATTGAGCTCAGGACAGAACCTACCTTCGACAGCGTTCGCTTCGATCCCAGATTCTCTGAACTGCTATCCCGCGTCGGGTTCAACCAGATCTGAAGGACGACGCTCTGTGCTGAGCGCCAGGGCAAGTGGTTGTGCATCACTCCGGCTGCAGTCGCTGAATCAGCGTCTTACCCCAACGCGGTCGCGTCGGGCACCCGCCTGGTCGTGCGGCTTTCCCTCATGCATTGGCCTCTCGCATCAATCGCCCGCGCATCATCCAACATTACACGGGTCAGATCGATCCAGCGTTCGAGACAGATTCTGAACTGAGTGTCATGACATTGCCGCTTACAGCCGCAAGCAATGCCATGGTCGCGTCCACGCACTCGGCCACTGACCGTGTCGCGGTGTCGAACCGCAGATCGGGGTGCTGCGGCACTTCATAGGCATCGCTGATGCCGGTGAAATGCGCGATCTCTCCCGCACGGGCCCGGCGATACAAACCTTTCGGGTCGCGCCGCTCGCATACCGTGAGCGGGGTGGCCAGATGGATTTCGAAGAACCTGGGTTCGCCGACTGTCCGGCGCGCCTGTTCGCGGTCCGCCCGATAGGGCGAAATCACGGCGGCGATGGCCCATGACCCGGCATCATTGAGCTGCCGGCACCGGTCAGCCACGCGCCGGATGTTCTGGCTGCGGTCGGCCCTGGAGAAGCCGAGGTCGCGGCTCAATGCCTGGCGCACCACGTCGCCATCAAGAACCTGGCAGGCAGCGCCGGCGGCCGTCAGCGCCTCTGCGAGCGCATGCGCGAGGGTCGTCTTGCCGGCTGCGCTCAGGCCCGTCAGCCACAGCGTGGAAGGGGCGGGCGTCATTCCTTTGCCTGGGGTTCCTGGTGGGCACCGGAAGGCTCGCTGCAGACTGGCGTCACGCCCAGCAGCCGGGGCCACAAGCGGCTCCAGTCGCCGCCGTGCGTGATGCCGGGAACCGTGCGTGCCTGTGCGCATCGTTTGCCCGTGGCCTCGACAAAACGCTGCGCGACGATGGGCGGCACCACGGTATCGTCCGCTCCGCTGAAATGCACCTGTGGAATGGACGCGACCCGCTGCGCGAAATCGATCGCGTTTTCCGATTGCGGCATCGATGAAACGTCGTGCAGGCGATTGACGAACGCATGGTCAAGATTGCCCGCTACCGTGCGGATCGACGCGACGTCTGTGCGGCGTGCCGCCACGAGCACGGCCAGCGCACCGCCGCCGGAATAGCCGATCAGATGGATGCGTTGCCCCGGCACCTTGGCCGCGAAGTGGCTCACGGCCTGGTCGATCGACGCCACGGCCTCGGGCGCAAAGCGCTTGCCGGTCCAGTACGGCACGCCGCACCGCGGATTCATCGCCATCGGCGTGAATTGGCAGGGGCGTGCCACGTACGCGACGTTCGGGGCCGGGTCCGCGGCCGCCAGCGCCAAGCCGACCGCCTCGCGTGGTGTCGGGTCCAGCGACGGCTCGCTGCGCGAAATCCAGGCCAGCCCGTCACCCTCGATATAGAGGTCGAGCGGGGCATCGGGCCGGGCAATACGCGAATAGGCGGTCAGCACAAAGCTGCCGGTATCCAGCTGTTCACGGTGCAGGCCGGCGGGTGCGGCCTGCGCTTCGGCACGGGCATTCCGGTCGAGCACCGTGCAGCCGCTCATCAGGCTCATCAACAGCAGGGTGCCCGCCAGCCCGGCGGCAATGTTCCTGGCTCCTGATCGCGTCGACACCGGCTTCAGCATGGCCGTGCGCCTTCACGCGGCAAGACGGGCAAGCTCGCCCGCCATGGCGGATAGCACGCCGTCCCAGTTCCCGCGCGCGTGCTGGCGGAAAAGACGCATGCCCGGATACCACGGCGTATCGGTTCGCTCCAGCAGCCATCGCCAGTCCGGTACGAACGGCAGCATGACCCAGACCGGACGCCCCAGCGCGCCGGCGAGATGCACCGGCGCCGAATCGACCGAGATCAGGAGGTCGGCGATGGAGAGAATCGCCGCCGTATCCTCGAAATCGCGGATATCGTCGCTCAGCGGCACGAGCGACATGCCCGGCGGCGGGTCTGCCGACTGCGCCGCCGCCGGACCTTTCTGGATCGACAGGAACGTGGCGCCCGGGTGCGCCAACGGCGCGAGCCGGGCCAGTGTCAGCGAACGGTTCGCGTCGTTGAAGTGCGTCGGCCGGCCAGCCCAGACCAGGGCGACGAGCGGTCGCGGCAGGCCTGCCAGCCGCTGCTGCCATTGGGCGATGCGCAGCGGGTCGGCCGACAGGTAGGGAACCGGTCCGGGAAGATCCGACGGCTTCAGCCCCATTGCCATCGGCAGGCTCATCAACTCGCAATGCGCGTCGAACGGAGGCGGCAGGCTGCCGCGCGCGACAATGTGATCGAAACCCGGGCTGCGCCGCGCGAGCGACAGGGTTTCCGCGTTGACCTCCAGGATCACGCGCGCGCCGCTGCGTGCCTTGGCCCACGGCACCATCCGCAGGAACTGGAAGGTATCGCCAAAGCCCTGCTCATCGTGGATCAGCAGGGTCTGGCCGGGGATGGGCTGGCCGCTCCAGCGCGGGCGCTGCACCTTGCGTTCGATGGCTGCCGTGTGCGCGAGACTGTAGCGGTAGCGGTATTCACGCCAGCCGCGCTCGAACTCGCCCAGCAGCAGCAGCGTTTCGGACAAATCGAAGCGTGCCGGAAAGTCGCCCGGCGCGTGCGCCACCAGCATCTCCTGGATGGCCCGCGTTTCCGCGATGCGTCCCTGCGGGCGGAGCGCCGCCGCCAGCAGTTTCCATAGCACGAGCGGCCCACTGCCCGAGGCGAGCGGCGGGCGCACCAGCGCTTCGGCTTCTTCGAAGCGTCCGGCCGCGAGCAGCGGGCGGACCTGGTGCTCGATCGCCTGGACCGCGGACAGCGCGCCGGACATCATGGCGCCTCGACCCCAAGCGCCTCCAGCAGCGGGCCGAGATAGTCGGCATACGCCTGCCAGCGACCCTTCGAGGTTGTGTAGATCGGCTGCCGCACCTGGTTGACGCTGGCGGTGCGCACCACCCGGCGGTTGTCATGGAAGTGCAGGCAGGCCGGGTTCCATGGCAGGTCCAGGAAATCGATCAAGCGCCGCGCCTCGCCTTCCAGGTCATCCACCACGGCCTCGTAGTCAACCTCGATGAAGCAGCCGGGTGGCAACACTGCGCGCCAATGCGCCATCAGGCGCGCGTAGCCGCGGTAGAGCGCCCCCAGTTCGGCCTGGTCGTAGGCGAACTGCTGCTCGCCGGCGAAGAGCTTGGTGTAGCAGGACAGGCAGGTATCCACCGGGTCGCGGCGGGCATGGATGATGCGCGCCCCCGGCAGGATCAGCGGGATCAGCCCGGCGTACAGGAAATTGCTCGGCATCTTGTCGACCAGCCGCGCCCGTCCCTGGGCGAGCGGCGCGACGCGCGACAGATACGCCTGTCCGAGCTGCCGGAACAGCGCGCCGCGCGCCTCGCCTGCCAACCCTTGCATGCCGTCCGGGAACAGGCCGCTGCCTTCGATCACCAGGCGCAGGGCCGACAGTTCGCCGGCACCCATGACCTGCGGGTGCGACGACACGATCTGCTCGATCAACGTAGTGCCCGAGCGCGGCATGCCGACGATGAACACCGGCAACGCTGACGGCTCGCCGGTGGCATGCAGCGGGTCATGCCGTTCCGGGGGAAAGGCTTCGGCGATGCGCTCCATCCACCGGCGGCTCGCGGCGCCGTCATAGGTGAAGGTCGAACGTTTCTGCCGGTTGCCCGCGTCGAGGTGATGAAAGGCCCGCGCCGGATCCTGGAGGTCGAGGTAGGCCTTGCCGAGCGCGAAATGGGCCGAGATCCGGTCGCGCAGCGAGCGACGCTCGCCTTCGGCGAGGCACGCTTCGAGCGCCGCGATGTCGGGGTCGCCGGCCGTGAAGGTCC
The sequence above is a segment of the Ralstonia nicotianae genome. Coding sequences within it:
- a CDS encoding tetratricopeptide repeat protein, with protein sequence MALTGFAPQEFIARLIRYIAAPERVGHLSRLALDARPVIVFVGIAIIVADALYRNRHRSVTAASGRPPLTEDGAGHLQPNGRALVESEPSKPEALPLPNNPWLSEGRVILVVLPFESLGGGDKYDYFSEGLTEDMITQLARLSPERLGVIARTSAMRYKSTTKTIHQIGQDLGVSHVLEGSVRRAGDRVRVAAQLIRVSDETHLWAETYEGSRHDILALQIEVAKAIAREIEIKLTPHEQGRLDRTPAIDAQAHEAYVKGRHFWSKRTEEGMRKSIEYFQVAIGYQPNFAAAYDGVADAYTMLACRGVSPARETFHQAKMAARKALQIEPDLGEAYASLAHVRLHDWDWVDLERDFLRAIELNPGHAIAYYWYAEYLMMAGRAEDAIARVRQSQQMDPLNSVLNSSVAIILYLARRYDQAREELNKALEIDPNHFLLHFRLGLVYQQQKLFHDAIEEMQKAVTLSGRSTEALTGLAQTYAAADMRAAMQQIVDALETESEQHYVHPYNMAKVFGSLGDKEQTFGWLEKAYDEHSPDFIELRTEPTFDSVRFDPRFSELLSRVGFNQI
- the cysC gene encoding adenylyl-sulfate kinase, with protein sequence MTPAPSTLWLTGLSAAGKTTLAHALAEALTAAGAACQVLDGDVVRQALSRDLGFSRADRSQNIRRVADRCRQLNDAGSWAIAAVISPYRADREQARRTVGEPRFFEIHLATPLTVCERRDPKGLYRRARAGEIAHFTGISDAYEVPQHPDLRFDTATRSVAECVDATMALLAAVSGNVMTLSSESVSNAGSI
- a CDS encoding alpha/beta hydrolase family protein; translation: MLKPVSTRSGARNIAAGLAGTLLLMSLMSGCTVLDRNARAEAQAAPAGLHREQLDTGSFVLTAYSRIARPDAPLDLYIEGDGLAWISRSEPSLDPTPREAVGLALAAADPAPNVAYVARPCQFTPMAMNPRCGVPYWTGKRFAPEAVASIDQAVSHFAAKVPGQRIHLIGYSGGGALAVLVAARRTDVASIRTVAGNLDHAFVNRLHDVSSMPQSENAIDFAQRVASIPQVHFSGADDTVVPPIVAQRFVEATGKRCAQARTVPGITHGGDWSRLWPRLLGVTPVCSEPSGAHQEPQAKE
- a CDS encoding glycosyltransferase family 9 protein is translated as MMSGALSAVQAIEHQVRPLLAAGRFEEAEALVRPPLASGSGPLVLWKLLAAALRPQGRIAETRAIQEMLVAHAPGDFPARFDLSETLLLLGEFERGWREYRYRYSLAHTAAIERKVQRPRWSGQPIPGQTLLIHDEQGFGDTFQFLRMVPWAKARSGARVILEVNAETLSLARRSPGFDHIVARGSLPPPFDAHCELMSLPMAMGLKPSDLPGPVPYLSADPLRIAQWQQRLAGLPRPLVALVWAGRPTHFNDANRSLTLARLAPLAHPGATFLSIQKGPAAAQSADPPPGMSLVPLSDDIRDFEDTAAILSIADLLISVDSAPVHLAGALGRPVWVMLPFVPDWRWLLERTDTPWYPGMRLFRQHARGNWDGVLSAMAGELARLAA